The DNA window AACCGGCCCGGTCCTGGGAGCGGACGACGGTCTTGCCCAGCGTCCCGGTGGCCAGCTCCTCGACCCGGGCCTGGGTCTCGTCCGACGACAGCAGCGACGGGATGATCTCGACCAGCTTCAGCACCGGCGCCGGGTTGAAGAAGTGGACGCCGATCACCTGGGCCGGGCGGCTCGTCGCCATCGCCAGCTTCATGATCGGGATCGACGACGTGTTCGAGGCGAAGATCGCGTCGGCGCGGGTCACGACCTTGTCGAGCCGGGCGAAGATCTCGAGCTTGAGCGGCTCGACCTCGGCCACCGCCTCGACGACCAGATCGCGGTCGGAGAAGTCGTCGAGCGACGTCGTGTACGCGATCCGGCCGGCCGCGGCGCCCCGCTCGTCCTCGGAGAGCTTCCCGGCGCGCACGCCCCGGCTCAGCGAGTGCGCGATGCGCTGCTGCCCGGCCTCCAGGGCACCGGCATCCACCTCGGAGACCAGGACGTCGAGACCGGCCCGCGCGCAGACTTCCGCGATGCCGGACCCCATCAGACCGGCACCGACCACACCGACCCGCTCGATCGTGCTCATTCGCGACTCCTTCCGTCGAACTAGACCTATCACGGCCCGGTTGGCTGTGAGCTAGCGGAGTAAGCGATCGAATGCACAGGCCACACGCCGTTGGCCCTTGTACTCTCGTAACAGGTCGCTACTGGCGCCGCAGCGGTGCGGAGTCAACGCCAGTCGATGCAGGCGTTGTGAACTTCAGCGTCCAGTGGATGGGGTCGTGAGCGTTCCGGAAGTGTCCGGCGGCCGTCCGCCGGCGGCGTTACGGGCGCCCTCGGGTGCACCGGCGTTGCCTGGTTTGGTCTTGCTCGGCGAGCTGGGCCGGGGCAACGACACCGTCGTGTACCGCGCCCGCCGGACGTCCCCCAACGGCACGTCCGCCCACGGCCTCGCGGCCGCCCGCCACCCCGACTACGCGGTCAAGGTCCTCGGCATCGCGGCGACGGTCGGCGACGACGCCCGCCACCGGTTCCGCCGCGAAGCCGCCGTCCTGGCCTGCGTCGACCACCCCGGCGTCGTCCAAGTGCATGCGGTGGGGGAGCAGGAGGGCCGGCCGTACCTGGTCATGGACCTGGTGGAAGGCCAGGCGCTGGCCGATCGGCTCGTCGTCGGCCGGCTGGACGAAGCGGCGGCCGCCGCGCTCGGCGCGGCGCTGGCCGACGCGCTGGCCGCGGCCCACCGGGTGGGGCTGATCCACCGGGACGTGAAGCCGCGCAACATCATGGTCCGGCCGGACGGCCGGCCGGTCCTGATCGACTTCGGCCTGATCGACGTGCGGGTGGCCGAACTCGGCCTGCCCACCCGAGGTGGACCGGACACCGGTGACACCGATCCGATGGACGCGTTCGGCCTCGGCCTGCGCTCGACCGGCGCGGTGGCCGGGACGCTCGCGTACTGCTCGCCGGAGCAGTCCGGGCTGCTGCACCGGCCGGTCGACGGTCGCTCCGACCTGTACTCGCTCGGCGCCGTGCTCTACGAGTGCGTCACCGGCCGGCCGCCGTTCACCAGCACCGACGCCGGTGAACTGCTGCACCTGCACGCGACCGCGCTGCCGCCCGACCCGCGCGCGCTCCGGCCCGACCTCTCGGTCCGGTTCGCGGCCGTGCTGGCCCGGCTGCTGGCGAAGGATCCCGACGACCGGTACCCGAACGCGAGCGCGCTGGCCGACGACCTGCGCCGGCTGCTGCCCAACGGCGCGCCCGGCGGGGCCGACCCGGCGCTGGTCGGCATCGACATGCGGGCGCCGCTCGCGCTGGTCGGACGCCGCCGCGAGCTGGCGACGCTGCTGGGCGCCTGGCGCCGGGCGACCACCGGCACCGCGACGATCGTCGTGCTCGACGGCCCGGCCGGCAGCGGCAAGTCCCGGCTGGCCGAGGAGCTGGCGGTCACGGTCGGGCCGCGCGACGACAAACGGCCGGGCCCGGTGGTCCTCACCGCCCGCGCGGTCGACGGCGCCTCTCCGCTGGCGCCGTTACGCACCGCGGTCGAGAACCACGTGCGCGCGGTCGAGCGACTGACCGAGCCGACCCGGACGGTGGCGATCCAGTGGCTCACCGAGGCGGCCGCGCCGGTCGCGTCGTACCTGCGCCCGCTCTCGCCCGCGCTGGCCGCGCTGTGCGACCTGCCCGATCCGGTCGACGACCCCGGGCGTCACCACTTCCCGGCCGCGGTGGCCACGTTCCTGCTCGAGCTGGCCCGGCGGGCCGGCGGGCTGCTGGTCCGGGTGGAAGACGCGCACGCGCTCGACGACGGCACCGTGCGGGTCATCGCCCAGCTGGTCGCCGAGCGGGCCCGCACCCCGGTCATGGTGCTGGCGACGTCCCGCGGCGGCACGGACCTCTCCGAGCTCGTCTCGTCGGCCGAGATGCAGGAGCTGATCGACGAGCGCATCACCCTCGAACCGCTCGACGCCGACGAGGTCGCCGAGCTGGTCGAGCGGCTGTCCGGGCGGCTGGGCCTGGGCAACGAGTTCGCCGCGCGCATCGCCAGGGCGAGCGCGGGCAACCCGCTCGCGGTGCTGCAGTACTTCCGGGCCGCGCTGGAGGCCGGGCTGATCCGTCCGGCCTGGGGGCGCTGGATCGTCGACCTGGAGGGCCTCACCCGGGTCCGTCTCCCCACCGACGTCGTCGCTCTTCTCAATCGGCGGATCGAGCAGCTCAGCGCACCGGTCCGGGGCATCCTGGTGGCCGCGGCCGCGCTCGGTGTCCGGTTCGAGCCGGGCATGCTCACCGCGGTCAGCGGCGCGTCGGTCGACGACGTCCGGGCGACGCTCGACGAGGCCGGGCGGCTGCACGTCGTCGAGCGGCGGGGCGGCAGCGACTACGGGTTCGTGCACGCGGGCATCCGGCGGGCGCTGCTCACCGACGCCGACCCGCTGATCCTCCGCCGGGTCCACCAGCGCGCGGCCGAGCTGATGGAACAGCCGACGCCGCCCGACCCGACCGATCCCGCCCAGATCTACCGGCTCGCCTGGCACCGGATGGCCGGCGAGGTCGAGCGCAACCCCGGCGCGGCCGCCAAGGCCTGTGTGGACGCGGCCCGGCAGGCGCTGGCCGACTCCTCGCCCCCCGACGCCGTGACCTACTGCGACCGGGCCGAGCGGATCAGCCAGGGCTACCGCATCCCGCTGCCGCCGCACTTCGCCGAGACGTTCGGCACCGCGCTGCACCAGAGCGGACGCTACGGCGAGGCACTCGACCGGCTGGCCCAGGCGGTCGAGCAGGCCACCGACCCGCTCGACCGGGGCCGGCTGCTCGTCTACATCGGTCAGGTGCACCTGAGCCGGTGGGAGGCCGACGCGGCCGACGTCGCGTTCGAGCGCGCGCTCGACGTCCTCGGGATGGCGCTCCCCGAAGGGGAGGCCCGGCTGGCCGTGTCGACGACCAAGGACACGGTGATGGCCGCGACCCGGCTGCGCACCGGGGTCGGCGCGGGCACCGCGACCGGCCCGGAGCGCGAACGGCTCCGGCTGGCCGCCCGGGCACTGGTCGGGCTGGCCAACAGCAGCGTGTTCGGGCTGCGTCCGAAGCAGATGCAGTCGTACGCGTACCGGGCGCTGCTGCCGGCGATCAAGGTCGGCGCGAGCGCGGAGTACGTCGCGGTGTGCGGGCTGATCGGCGCGGTGTCGGCCCGGCTCGGGCGGCACAGCCTGGCCCAGCGGGCGTTCGCGATGGCCCGGGACGCCGCCGACGAGCTCGGCGACCCGCACCTCGACGTGCAGACGTCGCTGATCGAGGCCCAGGCCTGGGACACCGTCCACGACGACACCGACGCCGACCGCGCCGCCGCGCTGCTCGGGCAGCGCGGCCACTGGCTCGACGTGTTCCACTTCCTCAACGGCATCGGCATGTTCTGCTGGCAGCGGCTGCTGCGTGGCGACGTGGTCACCGCGCTGGCCGCCTACCGCAACGGCGCGGCCCGGCTGCCGCTCGGCGACGACGACGCGTCGTTCGTCATGGTCGGCGCGGCGGTGACCGCCGCCTGCGGCCGGCTCACCGACGCCTACGAGCAACTGGCCGACGTCCGGGAGAAGATCGAGTCGCGCGTCGGTGCCGCCCCCGGCCTGGCCGTGATGCTGGCGCTCACCGAGGCCCAGGTCTCGGTGGAGGCCGGTGACGTCGGCGAGCGCTTCGACGAGGCGCTGGCCCGGTTCACCACGCTGGACGTCGAGCCGGACGCGCTGCTGTCGTCCCAGCGTGCGATCTACGTCTACCAGGCCTACGGACGGCTGGAGCAGTGCCGCCGGGTGATCCAGCGCAGCGGCGACGTCACCGAGGCCATGGCCGCCGCCCAGCGTGCGGTCACCGAACTCGAGGCGGCCGCGAACAGCGCGCGGATGCGCGTCCACGCGCTGATCACCCGGGCCGAGATCACCCGGCTGGCCGGTGACCCGCTCGGCGGCCTCGACACCGCGCTCGGCGCCGGGGTGGCGATCCGGGCCGCGTCCTCGTTGCTGGCCGAGTACGAGTCGGCGCGGGTGCGGGCCCGGGCGCTGATCGACCTCGCCGACCGCGGCGCGGCCCGCCGGGCCGCCCGGGAGGCGCTCGACCTGGCCAACGAGCACGGCTGGCCGCACCGCGCCGACTGGGTGAAGGCCGAGTTCGAGCTGGCCGGCGAGTCACCGATCGGGACGCACGACCCGAACTGGGACATCTCCCGCTCGACCGTCGACCGGCAGCGGCTGGCCGCGCTCGAGCAGGTCAGCTCGGCCGCGGCCCGGGTCCTCGACCCCGAGGAGCTGGCCCGGGTGGGCCTCGACGAGTCGGTGCGCATCCTGCGGGCCGAGCGCGGGCTGTTCTTCCTGCCCGACGAGCAGACCGGCCGGATGGTGCTCTGGCTCGGGCGCACGGCACACCAGGAAGACCTGTCCGGCCCGGCCGCCTACGCGTCCTCGCTGGTCGACCGGGTGCAGCAGTCCCGCCGGGAGCTGGTGGTCACCGGCACCGAAGACGGCGCGGCGCTGGGTTCGGAGAGCATGCTCGCGCACGGCATCCGCAGCGTCGTCGTCGCGCCGCTGGAGCTCGACAGCCGCCTGCTCGGCGTCGTCTACCTCGACAGCCGGCTGGCCAGCGGGGTGTTCCGCCCGGGGGACGCCGGCATCCTGACCGCGATCTGCCGTCACGTGGCCGCGGCCCTGGAGACGGCCAGGGCGGCCCAGCTGGCCACCGAGGTCGCCACCGTCCAGCAGGAGCGGGACGTCGCGAACCTGCTGCGTGCGGCCATGATCGCGGTGTCCAACACGCTCGACCCGGCCGAGGTCCTCAGCCGTCTGCACACCGCGGTGACCAAGCTCCTGCCCGGCGAGGTCTCCTGGCTGGTCGAGCGCGAGGAAGACGGCACGCTGCTGGTCTCCGGCGCGGCCGGCTTCGAGAAGGTCAGCCCGGCCACGCTGGAACGGTTGCTCGCCGTCGACGCGCCGACCGTGGTGCCGATCGGTGGTCCGGCCAGCCTGTTGGTCATCCCGCTCACGTTCGCCGATCCCGACGGATCGGTCCGCCGCGTCGGCGTCCTGCTGATCGCCGCCGGTGATCCGGACGCGTTCCGCGAGAGCCATCTCGGGCTGGCGGCCGCGCTGACCGCGGCCGGCATGGTCCAGTACCAGAACGCGCTGCTGTTCCGCCGGGTCGCGGAGCTGGCGACGATCGACGGGCTGACCGGCGCGACGAACCGGCGGTACTTCTACGAGACCGGCGCCGAGATGCTCGAGGCCGGTGGGCCGATCGCCGCGATCATGGTCGACATCGACCACTTCAAGCAGGTCAACGACCGGTACGGGCACGGGGCCGGCGACAAGGTGATCGCCGAGGTCGCGGCCCGGCTGAAGAGCGTGCTGGGGCCGGAGGACCTGCTCGGCCGGTACGGCGGGGAGGAGTTCGCGGTGCTGCTCGACGGCGCGGACTCCGACCGGGCCGAGAAGGTCGCGCGCGAGCTGCACGCGGCGGTCGGGGCGGCGCCGGTGGAGACCGACAGCGGGCCGCTCCCGGTCACCGTGAGTGTCGGTGTCCGGTGCGGCCCGGCTGACGATCTCGGGGTCCTGCTCGGTGCGGCGGACGAAGCGCTCTACTCGGCGAAGCGCGCCGGACGCGACCGGGTGGTGGTCGCGCACCGGGCGCTGGCCGAGGGGTGAATCTCTTAGGTGGCGGAGCCGCCTGATTTCTAGGTGGCGGCGCCGCCTGCCGGGCGGCCTAGGCCGGTCGTGTCGGCTCCGGAGCCGGTCGAACCGGCCCGGAGGTCGGTGTTCGGGTCGACGACCGCATCGGTGTCCTCGACGATCGGGGCCGGGCGGCCGAACTCCTCGGCCAGCTTGTCGCCGACCTCGTGCTCGGTCACGGCCGGGAGCATCGTGTCGACCGTGGCTTCGGCCGCCAGATCCTCGTACGTCTCGTGGACGGTCGACTCGATCGTGTCGCGATCGACCGCACCCTCGTAGCGCTCGTCGAACTTGTCGGTGATCCGGTCGAGCACTTTGTCGGTGTCCTCGAACGGGTTCTGGGTGGTCACGGCAGTCTCCCTCCTGGCTGCTCACTCCGCCCCTACCCCGTGCGGGTCGCACTTCAATCGGCTTGGA is part of the Cryptosporangium phraense genome and encodes:
- a CDS encoding diguanylate cyclase, which translates into the protein MPGLVLLGELGRGNDTVVYRARRTSPNGTSAHGLAAARHPDYAVKVLGIAATVGDDARHRFRREAAVLACVDHPGVVQVHAVGEQEGRPYLVMDLVEGQALADRLVVGRLDEAAAAALGAALADALAAAHRVGLIHRDVKPRNIMVRPDGRPVLIDFGLIDVRVAELGLPTRGGPDTGDTDPMDAFGLGLRSTGAVAGTLAYCSPEQSGLLHRPVDGRSDLYSLGAVLYECVTGRPPFTSTDAGELLHLHATALPPDPRALRPDLSVRFAAVLARLLAKDPDDRYPNASALADDLRRLLPNGAPGGADPALVGIDMRAPLALVGRRRELATLLGAWRRATTGTATIVVLDGPAGSGKSRLAEELAVTVGPRDDKRPGPVVLTARAVDGASPLAPLRTAVENHVRAVERLTEPTRTVAIQWLTEAAAPVASYLRPLSPALAALCDLPDPVDDPGRHHFPAAVATFLLELARRAGGLLVRVEDAHALDDGTVRVIAQLVAERARTPVMVLATSRGGTDLSELVSSAEMQELIDERITLEPLDADEVAELVERLSGRLGLGNEFAARIARASAGNPLAVLQYFRAALEAGLIRPAWGRWIVDLEGLTRVRLPTDVVALLNRRIEQLSAPVRGILVAAAALGVRFEPGMLTAVSGASVDDVRATLDEAGRLHVVERRGGSDYGFVHAGIRRALLTDADPLILRRVHQRAAELMEQPTPPDPTDPAQIYRLAWHRMAGEVERNPGAAAKACVDAARQALADSSPPDAVTYCDRAERISQGYRIPLPPHFAETFGTALHQSGRYGEALDRLAQAVEQATDPLDRGRLLVYIGQVHLSRWEADAADVAFERALDVLGMALPEGEARLAVSTTKDTVMAATRLRTGVGAGTATGPERERLRLAARALVGLANSSVFGLRPKQMQSYAYRALLPAIKVGASAEYVAVCGLIGAVSARLGRHSLAQRAFAMARDAADELGDPHLDVQTSLIEAQAWDTVHDDTDADRAAALLGQRGHWLDVFHFLNGIGMFCWQRLLRGDVVTALAAYRNGAARLPLGDDDASFVMVGAAVTAACGRLTDAYEQLADVREKIESRVGAAPGLAVMLALTEAQVSVEAGDVGERFDEALARFTTLDVEPDALLSSQRAIYVYQAYGRLEQCRRVIQRSGDVTEAMAAAQRAVTELEAAANSARMRVHALITRAEITRLAGDPLGGLDTALGAGVAIRAASSLLAEYESARVRARALIDLADRGAARRAAREALDLANEHGWPHRADWVKAEFELAGESPIGTHDPNWDISRSTVDRQRLAALEQVSSAAARVLDPEELARVGLDESVRILRAERGLFFLPDEQTGRMVLWLGRTAHQEDLSGPAAYASSLVDRVQQSRRELVVTGTEDGAALGSESMLAHGIRSVVVAPLELDSRLLGVVYLDSRLASGVFRPGDAGILTAICRHVAAALETARAAQLATEVATVQQERDVANLLRAAMIAVSNTLDPAEVLSRLHTAVTKLLPGEVSWLVEREEDGTLLVSGAAGFEKVSPATLERLLAVDAPTVVPIGGPASLLVIPLTFADPDGSVRRVGVLLIAAGDPDAFRESHLGLAAALTAAGMVQYQNALLFRRVAELATIDGLTGATNRRYFYETGAEMLEAGGPIAAIMVDIDHFKQVNDRYGHGAGDKVIAEVAARLKSVLGPEDLLGRYGGEEFAVLLDGADSDRAEKVARELHAAVGAAPVETDSGPLPVTVSVGVRCGPADDLGVLLGAADEALYSAKRAGRDRVVVAHRALAEG
- a CDS encoding three-helix bundle dimerization domain-containing protein → MTTQNPFEDTDKVLDRITDKFDERYEGAVDRDTIESTVHETYEDLAAEATVDTMLPAVTEHEVGDKLAEEFGRPAPIVEDTDAVVDPNTDLRAGSTGSGADTTGLGRPAGGAAT
- a CDS encoding 3-hydroxybutyryl-CoA dehydrogenase; the protein is MSTIERVGVVGAGLMGSGIAEVCARAGLDVLVSEVDAGALEAGQQRIAHSLSRGVRAGKLSEDERGAAAGRIAYTTSLDDFSDRDLVVEAVAEVEPLKLEIFARLDKVVTRADAIFASNTSSIPIMKLAMATSRPAQVIGVHFFNPAPVLKLVEIIPSLLSSDETQARVEELATGTLGKTVVRSQDRAGFVVNALLIPYLLSAIRMFESGFASADDIDNGMVLGANHPMGPLRLTDLIGLDTTKAVAESMYEEFKEPLYSPPPLLLRMVDAGLLGKKSGRGFYDYTR